A single Cellulomonas sp. SLBN-39 DNA region contains:
- a CDS encoding alpha/beta fold hydrolase codes for MHEYAMTGFRVREHRVEVPVDRDDPHRFGSLEVFAREIVDPERAGDDLPLVLFLQGGPGGMGPRPMPAGGFWSSLLRTHRVVLLDQRGTGRSGRVDAGDVAAFDDARTAAEYLACFRADAIVEDAEHLRRTVYGGRRWTTLGQSYGGFLTLTYLSRHPHALDACWITGGMPPVGATAEDVYAATYPRQLARNTAWHRAHPGDTEVLARIADRVAAGGVRLPTGEELTVERLQALGMSLGMSTGVDDLHWLLDTALDRHGEPAPGFLAQVAHRTGFDTNPLYAVLQEVIYHEGERAPGWAADAEHARHAAFGTGARPLQLTGEAIFPWMYTQVPALRPFAGAAAELAARTHWPALYDVDRLAANEVPVAAVQYYDDPYVDLDLALTTASGLGNAQVWVTNEHLHDGLRVAGDTIVPRLADMTAGRWAVTGR; via the coding sequence ATGCACGAGTACGCGATGACCGGGTTCCGGGTGCGCGAGCACCGCGTCGAGGTGCCGGTGGACCGGGACGACCCGCACCGCTTCGGGTCGCTGGAGGTGTTCGCCCGCGAGATCGTCGACCCCGAGCGCGCGGGCGACGACCTGCCGCTCGTGCTGTTCCTGCAGGGCGGACCGGGCGGCATGGGGCCGCGGCCGATGCCGGCGGGCGGGTTCTGGTCGTCGCTGCTGCGCACGCACCGGGTGGTGCTGCTCGACCAGCGCGGCACCGGCCGGTCCGGGCGCGTGGACGCCGGGGACGTCGCCGCGTTCGACGACGCCCGGACGGCGGCCGAGTACCTGGCGTGCTTCCGCGCCGACGCGATCGTCGAGGACGCCGAGCACCTGCGCCGCACCGTGTACGGCGGGCGCCGGTGGACGACCCTCGGGCAGTCGTACGGCGGGTTCCTCACGCTGACGTACCTCTCGCGGCACCCCCACGCGCTCGACGCGTGCTGGATCACCGGCGGGATGCCGCCCGTCGGGGCCACCGCGGAGGACGTCTACGCCGCGACGTACCCGCGCCAGCTCGCCCGCAACACCGCCTGGCACCGCGCCCACCCCGGCGACACCGAGGTGCTGGCGCGGATCGCCGACCGGGTCGCCGCGGGCGGCGTGCGGCTGCCGACGGGGGAGGAGCTGACCGTCGAGCGCCTCCAGGCCCTCGGCATGTCCCTGGGCATGAGCACGGGCGTCGACGACCTGCACTGGCTGCTCGACACCGCGCTGGACCGGCACGGCGAGCCCGCGCCGGGGTTCCTCGCGCAGGTCGCGCACCGCACGGGCTTCGACACCAACCCCCTGTACGCGGTGCTGCAGGAGGTCATCTACCACGAGGGCGAGCGCGCGCCCGGCTGGGCGGCCGACGCGGAGCACGCCCGGCACGCGGCGTTCGGGACGGGCGCCCGCCCGCTGCAGCTCACCGGCGAGGCGATCTTCCCGTGGATGTACACGCAGGTCCCGGCGCTGCGGCCGTTCGCCGGCGCGGCCGCCGAGCTCGCGGCCCGCACGCACTGGCCCGCGCTGTACGACGTCGACCGGCTGGCCGCCAACGAGGTGCCCGTCGCCGCGGTGCAGTACTACGACGACCCGTACGTCGACCTCGACCTGGCGCTGACCACGGCGTCGGGGCTGGGCAACGCGCAGGTGTGGGTCACCAACGAGCACCTGCACGACGGGCTGCGCGTGGCGGGCGACACGATCGTGCCGCGGCTGGCGGACATGACGGCCGGCCGCTGGGCGGTCACCGGGCGCTGA
- a CDS encoding carbohydrate-binding domain-containing protein has translation MRRTTARLALPATLAALLLAGCTAASTASTSTDASSSSTTTTTVTAADADVTVEEALAANTSWQESETTWDEADEVAITLDGTTATSDSDAVSVDGGTVTITAAGTYRISGELTDGQVVVDTLDEGVVRIVLDGAAITSSTTSPLQVTTADEVVVVLADGTANSLTDAVEYVYAEGVDEPNAALFSAADLTITGEGSLDVTGNAYDGIASKDDLVIVSGTVTVTAVDDGVRGKDALVVLGGTLTIDAGGDGLKSDDDEDDTRGYVYLADGTVDVTAGDDGVTATTDVIVGGGALSVVAGGGASQAATVTEEVSPKGVAAGVLVLVGGGQVLVDAADDALHSDGALTVADGDVQVAAGDDGVHAEVALTIAGGTVDVAQSSEGIEAQVITVSGGTTSVVASDDGVNGSAASTTETTDTTADGGMGAGEMGAVEGVEVVISGGTLVVDAEGDGLDSNGTMTISGGTVVVNGPTNSGNGSLDVNGTFEVTGGTVLAAGSSGMAQTPSADSSQSFVSFTFAQAQGAGEVLQVLDADGNVVATFETSKSVGNVVYSSDAITSGSEYQLAVGGTASGEDVGGLYAAGDATGASVAVTGTAGVESTGMGGGMGGGGRRP, from the coding sequence ATGCGACGCACCACCGCCCGGCTCGCCCTCCCCGCCACCCTCGCCGCCCTGCTGCTGGCCGGGTGCACCGCCGCCAGCACCGCCTCCACCAGCACCGACGCGTCGTCGTCGTCCACCACGACGACGACGGTCACCGCCGCCGACGCGGACGTCACCGTCGAGGAGGCCCTCGCCGCGAACACGTCGTGGCAGGAGTCCGAGACCACCTGGGACGAGGCCGACGAGGTCGCGATCACCCTGGACGGCACCACCGCCACCTCCGACTCCGACGCGGTGAGCGTCGACGGCGGGACCGTGACGATCACCGCGGCCGGCACGTACCGGATCTCCGGGGAGCTCACCGACGGCCAGGTGGTCGTCGACACCCTCGACGAGGGCGTGGTCCGGATCGTCCTCGACGGCGCGGCCATCACGTCGTCGACGACGTCCCCGCTGCAGGTGACGACGGCCGACGAGGTCGTCGTGGTGCTCGCGGACGGCACGGCGAACAGCCTCACCGACGCGGTCGAGTACGTGTACGCCGAGGGGGTCGACGAGCCGAACGCCGCCCTGTTCTCCGCTGCGGACCTGACGATCACCGGCGAGGGCTCGCTGGACGTCACGGGGAACGCGTACGACGGCATCGCGTCGAAGGACGACCTCGTCATCGTCTCGGGGACCGTCACCGTGACGGCCGTCGACGACGGCGTGCGCGGCAAGGACGCGCTCGTCGTGCTCGGCGGCACCCTGACGATCGACGCGGGCGGCGACGGCCTGAAGTCGGACGACGACGAGGACGACACCCGCGGGTACGTGTACCTCGCGGACGGCACGGTGGACGTCACGGCGGGCGACGACGGCGTGACGGCGACGACCGACGTGATCGTCGGCGGCGGGGCGCTGTCGGTGGTCGCGGGCGGCGGCGCCTCGCAGGCCGCGACCGTCACCGAGGAGGTCTCCCCCAAGGGCGTCGCCGCGGGCGTCCTCGTGCTGGTCGGCGGCGGGCAGGTGCTCGTCGACGCCGCGGACGACGCGCTGCACTCCGACGGCGCCCTGACGGTCGCCGACGGCGACGTGCAGGTCGCGGCCGGCGACGACGGCGTGCACGCGGAGGTCGCGCTGACGATCGCCGGCGGCACGGTCGACGTCGCGCAGTCCTCCGAGGGGATCGAGGCGCAGGTGATCACCGTGTCCGGGGGCACGACCTCGGTGGTCGCGTCCGACGACGGCGTCAACGGGTCGGCGGCGTCGACCACCGAGACGACCGACACCACCGCAGACGGCGGCATGGGCGCCGGGGAGATGGGCGCGGTCGAGGGCGTCGAGGTCGTCATCAGCGGCGGCACGCTCGTCGTCGACGCCGAGGGCGACGGCCTGGACTCCAACGGGACCATGACGATCAGCGGCGGCACGGTGGTGGTCAACGGCCCGACGAACAGCGGCAACGGCTCGCTCGACGTCAACGGCACGTTCGAGGTCACGGGCGGGACGGTCCTGGCCGCGGGGTCGTCGGGCATGGCGCAGACCCCGTCCGCGGACTCCTCGCAGTCGTTCGTGTCGTTCACGTTCGCGCAGGCGCAGGGCGCCGGCGAGGTCCTGCAGGTGCTCGACGCGGACGGGAACGTGGTCGCGACGTTCGAGACCAGCAAGAGCGTCGGCAACGTCGTCTACTCCTCCGACGCGATCACCAGCGGCAGCGAGTACCAGCTCGCGGTCGGCGGCACGGCGTCCGGCGAGGACGTCGGCGGGCTGTACGCCGCGGGCGACGCGACCGGCGCGAGCGTCGCGGTGACCGGCACCGCGGGCGTCGAGTCCACCGGCATGGGTGGCGGCATGGGCGGCGGCGGTCGTCGCCCCTGA